A single region of the Streptomyces sp. ITFR-16 genome encodes:
- a CDS encoding dipeptide epimerase → MKSTLRTVRLRLAEPLRISRSTTTARHAVRLSLEHQGLHGHGEAVTSVYYGLDTQALEQWLHRRGRELARYPDPETALAALPERAPGTPPLVAAAVESALLDLVGKRAATPVHRLLGTAAAPAAATARTIGITAPGHAAALAARLTDQGFSVIKLKAGSADPEDDVARVRAVRATAPHVRLLLDPNGGWSASAAPALLGRFAELGVEAVEQPVPPGDPEGLARLAARSPLPVIADEDAVDIEDARRLAGRVHGINVKLAKCGGARAALRIAELIAGSGTHLMLGCLTASSLGLAPAVHLADRARWTDLDGHLLLAHDPWTGIGGTDGTVRVSGRPGLGVHPRPPFDGARAGVRESGARS, encoded by the coding sequence ATGAAGAGCACCCTGCGCACGGTGCGGCTGCGGCTCGCCGAGCCCCTGCGGATCTCCCGCTCCACCACGACGGCCCGGCACGCCGTCCGGCTGTCCCTCGAACACCAGGGACTCCACGGCCACGGCGAAGCCGTCACCAGCGTCTACTACGGACTCGACACCCAGGCCCTGGAACAGTGGCTGCACCGCCGGGGCCGCGAACTCGCCCGGTACCCCGATCCGGAGACGGCCCTCGCCGCCCTCCCCGAAAGGGCGCCCGGCACACCCCCATTGGTGGCGGCTGCCGTGGAGTCGGCGCTGCTCGACCTCGTCGGCAAGCGCGCCGCGACCCCCGTCCACCGGCTCCTCGGCACCGCCGCCGCTCCGGCCGCCGCGACCGCCCGCACCATCGGCATCACCGCGCCCGGCCACGCCGCCGCCCTCGCCGCCCGGCTGACGGACCAGGGGTTCTCGGTCATCAAGCTCAAGGCGGGGTCGGCCGACCCCGAGGACGACGTGGCCCGCGTGCGCGCCGTACGCGCCACCGCCCCCCACGTACGCCTGCTGCTCGACCCGAACGGCGGCTGGAGCGCGTCCGCCGCCCCCGCGCTGCTGGGCCGCTTCGCGGAGCTGGGGGTGGAGGCCGTCGAACAGCCCGTCCCGCCCGGCGATCCCGAGGGGCTGGCCCGGCTCGCCGCGCGTTCACCTCTGCCGGTCATCGCGGACGAGGACGCGGTGGACATCGAGGACGCCCGACGGCTCGCCGGCCGCGTCCACGGCATCAACGTCAAGCTCGCCAAGTGCGGAGGAGCGCGCGCCGCCCTGCGCATCGCGGAACTGATCGCGGGCAGCGGCACCCACCTCATGCTCGGCTGCCTCACCGCCAGTTCCCTCGGCCTCGCCCCCGCCGTGCACCTCGCGGACCGTGCCCGATGGACCGACCTGGACGGCCACCTCCTGCTCGCCCACGACCCGTGGACGGGGATCGGCGGAACCGACGGCACCGTGCGCGTGAGCGGCCGCCCGGGGCTCGGGGTCCACCCCCGCCCCCCGTTCGACGGCGCCCGCGCGGGCGTCCGGGAGAGCGGGGCGCGGTCATGA
- a CDS encoding PLP-dependent cysteine synthase family protein, with product MTTALLRPAGNRELLGLVGRTPLARITADLPCAHPGFWAKLEGFGVGGMKARAAVSMLLGAEERGELLPGAPVVESTSGTLGIGLAFAGQALGHPVVLVGDTELGPSMRQLLCSHGARLELVDRPADRGGWQAARLARLRELLTALPGAYWPDQYNNPDNTAGYASLAAEIADRLDRVDVLVCSVGTGGHSAGVAAPLRRRWPALRLIGVDATGSAIFGQPARARLMRGLGSSIHPRNVAHEQFDEIHWVGPAEAADSCRRLARDNFVSGGWSTGAVALVAAWAARTHPGAVVATVFPDGPHRYLGSIYDDGFNALHRLDRTTTATRPVEIRHPRATEATGWTRCAAPAGRRNAPRPPLTRPRTPAVRLPYEPEERR from the coding sequence GTGACGACCGCGCTCCTGCGCCCGGCGGGCAACCGGGAACTGCTCGGCCTCGTCGGGCGCACCCCGCTGGCCCGCATCACCGCCGACCTGCCCTGCGCACACCCCGGATTCTGGGCCAAACTCGAAGGCTTCGGCGTCGGCGGGATGAAGGCGCGCGCCGCCGTGTCCATGCTGCTCGGAGCCGAGGAGCGCGGCGAACTCCTGCCGGGCGCGCCCGTGGTGGAGTCCACCTCCGGCACCCTCGGCATCGGACTGGCCTTCGCGGGCCAGGCGCTCGGCCACCCCGTCGTGCTCGTCGGTGACACCGAACTCGGACCCTCCATGCGCCAGTTGCTGTGCTCCCACGGCGCCCGGCTCGAACTCGTCGACCGGCCCGCCGACCGGGGCGGCTGGCAGGCGGCCCGGCTGGCCAGACTCCGCGAACTGCTCACCGCGCTGCCGGGCGCCTACTGGCCCGACCAGTACAACAACCCCGACAACACCGCCGGGTACGCCTCGCTCGCCGCCGAGATCGCCGACCGCCTCGACCGGGTGGACGTGCTGGTGTGCAGCGTCGGCACGGGCGGGCACAGCGCGGGAGTCGCCGCCCCGCTGCGCCGGCGCTGGCCCGCGCTGCGGCTCATCGGGGTCGACGCCACCGGCTCGGCCATCTTCGGCCAGCCGGCCAGGGCCCGGCTGATGCGCGGACTGGGCAGCAGCATCCACCCGCGCAATGTCGCCCACGAGCAGTTCGACGAGATCCACTGGGTCGGGCCCGCCGAGGCCGCCGACAGCTGCCGCAGGCTGGCCCGGGACAACTTCGTCAGCGGCGGCTGGAGCACCGGGGCCGTCGCCCTCGTCGCGGCCTGGGCCGCCCGGACGCACCCCGGCGCCGTCGTCGCCACCGTCTTCCCCGACGGGCCCCACCGCTACCTCGGCAGCATCTACGACGACGGGTTCAACGCCCTGCACCGTCTGGACCGGACGACCACGGCGACCCGCCCCGTCGAGATCCGCCACCCGCGCGCGACGGAGGCCACCGGCTGGACGCGCTGCGCCGCGCCCGCCGGACGCCGCAACGCGCCGCGCCCGCCGCTCACCCGCCCCCGGACGCCCGCCGTCCGTCTGCCGTACGAACCGGAGGAGCGCCGATGA
- a CDS encoding Rossmann-like domain-containing protein produces the protein MTAGTTEAPAALSYEELVSRVLACGYGPDPRTLRITTAFTTHQSVGHPGRRGGYRNEVLSLRLAEAVGSCAVEPGELPDGAVDDCVRADAATLLAHPRPAVRIAALDAYLMHVRPHGPASGARPWPLPAGGSLEKSRARARGVVGLLDVPPGSTVLVVGVVNSLLEALRERGISYLPCDLKGGTTEWGEPVRTGAAAELDGCDAVLASGMTLGNGTFEQLRTHALRHGKPLVMFAQTGSAVLPHFIGSGVTAVSAEPYPFFWLDGGPGTLHRYGGAQ, from the coding sequence GTGACCGCCGGCACCACCGAGGCGCCCGCCGCCCTCTCGTACGAGGAACTCGTCTCCCGGGTACTGGCCTGCGGATACGGCCCCGACCCCCGCACCCTGCGCATCACGACGGCCTTCACCACCCACCAGTCCGTGGGGCACCCCGGCCGCCGGGGCGGATACCGCAACGAGGTGCTGAGCCTGCGGCTGGCCGAGGCCGTCGGCTCCTGCGCCGTCGAGCCCGGCGAACTGCCCGACGGCGCGGTCGACGACTGTGTGCGGGCCGACGCCGCCACCCTGCTCGCCCATCCACGGCCGGCGGTGCGGATCGCCGCGCTCGACGCCTACCTCATGCATGTGCGGCCGCACGGCCCGGCGTCCGGGGCCCGGCCCTGGCCGCTGCCGGCGGGCGGCTCGCTGGAGAAGTCCCGGGCCCGGGCGCGCGGCGTCGTCGGCCTGCTCGACGTACCGCCCGGCTCCACCGTGCTCGTCGTCGGCGTCGTCAACTCGCTCCTGGAGGCGCTGCGCGAGCGCGGCATCTCCTACCTACCGTGCGACCTCAAGGGCGGTACGACGGAGTGGGGTGAGCCGGTACGGACCGGCGCGGCGGCCGAACTCGACGGCTGCGACGCGGTCCTCGCCTCCGGGATGACCCTCGGCAACGGCACCTTCGAACAGCTCAGGACGCACGCCCTGCGGCACGGCAAGCCGCTCGTGATGTTCGCCCAGACCGGCAGCGCCGTACTCCCGCACTTCATCGGCTCCGGAGTCACCGCCGTGTCCGCCGAGCCGTATCCCTTCTTCTGGCTCGACGGCGGTCCCGGCACCCTCCACCGCTACGGAGGCGCCCAGTGA
- a CDS encoding ATP-grasp domain-containing protein, translating into MAHLLMVESWVGSMSRLLPRAIREGGHEFTFLTRDLHHYLRAAPEAVRHPLLSARHVLTAPTNDAAELLPFAERAHRALAFDGVITSCDYYLPLAARIAARLGLPGPAPDAVENACRKDATREVLARAGVPGPRFAVCGDWAQTLDAAQRIGMPLVLKPVDLCAGMFVRRVDDEKGLAEAHRALADFPVNARGQRRAPEVLLEELLHGPEVSVETVTFAGRTQVVGVTDKSIGGAPAFVETGHMFPAALTDDDARTARETAVLAVEALGLDAVVAHTEIKLTPDGPRVVEVNPRPAGNRITELIRHVTGIDLAAACVSVALGREPDLRPRATGLCSAAIGFLVPGTGGVLDRIDGDDAVGEAPDVLEFSLAAPGTPVTAAGSNNEYLGHVMTGDAEGPGARARADALLARLHPQVVTR; encoded by the coding sequence GTGGCGCATCTGCTGATGGTCGAGAGCTGGGTCGGATCGATGAGCAGACTTCTGCCACGGGCGATCCGGGAGGGCGGACACGAGTTCACCTTCCTCACCCGCGACCTCCATCACTACCTGCGCGCCGCGCCCGAGGCAGTCCGCCACCCGCTCCTCTCGGCCCGCCATGTGCTCACGGCGCCCACCAACGACGCGGCCGAGCTGCTGCCGTTCGCCGAACGGGCCCACCGGGCCCTGGCGTTCGACGGGGTGATCACGTCCTGCGACTACTACCTCCCGCTCGCCGCGAGGATCGCGGCCCGGCTCGGTCTTCCGGGCCCCGCCCCCGATGCGGTGGAGAACGCCTGCCGCAAGGACGCCACCCGCGAGGTCCTGGCCCGTGCGGGAGTGCCGGGCCCCCGGTTCGCCGTCTGCGGGGACTGGGCGCAGACCCTGGACGCGGCACAGCGGATCGGGATGCCCCTGGTGCTCAAGCCCGTCGACCTGTGCGCCGGGATGTTCGTGCGGCGCGTCGACGACGAGAAGGGGCTCGCCGAGGCCCACCGCGCGCTCGCGGACTTCCCCGTCAACGCGCGGGGCCAGCGGCGCGCCCCCGAGGTGCTCCTCGAAGAGCTGCTGCACGGCCCCGAAGTCAGCGTGGAGACCGTCACGTTCGCCGGACGCACTCAGGTGGTCGGGGTGACCGACAAGAGCATCGGCGGCGCGCCCGCCTTCGTGGAGACGGGTCACATGTTCCCCGCCGCGCTCACCGACGACGACGCCCGCACGGCCCGCGAGACCGCCGTCCTGGCCGTCGAGGCGCTCGGCCTCGACGCCGTCGTGGCGCACACCGAGATCAAACTCACCCCGGACGGCCCCCGCGTGGTCGAGGTCAACCCCCGCCCGGCCGGCAACCGCATCACCGAACTGATCCGCCATGTGACCGGGATCGACCTCGCCGCCGCCTGCGTCAGCGTGGCGCTGGGCCGGGAACCGGACCTCCGCCCGCGCGCCACCGGGCTGTGCAGCGCGGCCATCGGCTTCCTGGTGCCCGGCACCGGGGGAGTGCTGGACCGGATCGACGGCGACGACGCGGTGGGCGAGGCCCCGGACGTCCTGGAGTTCAGCCTCGCGGCCCCCGGCACCCCGGTCACCGCCGCCGGCAGCAACAACGAGTACCTGGGCCATGTGATGACCGGCGACGCCGAAGGGCCGGGAGCCCGCGCCCGCGCCGACGCGCTTCTCGCCCGGCTGCACCCCCAGGTGGTGACCAGGTGA
- a CDS encoding phosphoribosyltransferase family protein has product MLFTDRTEAGQRLAEALAPLAQSDPVVLGLPRGGVPVAFEVARELGAPLDVIVVRKLGVPHHPELGFGAIGEGGVRIISDDIVRRGGLSEADITEVERAETSELLRRAQAFRGDRPRVPLAGRTVIVVDDGIATGATALAACTVARAQGAAHVALAAPVASPDAAARLRGEVDELVCLSTPPGFSAVGQWYRDFDQTPDEDVVALLARAAGRPAPATASEVDVEAGGVVLPGELTTAPGGGAVVMFAHGSGSSRHSPRNRSVAAALNRAGLGTLLFDLLTPAEEAERASVFDIETLADRLMDAAGWLRRHAPGPLGVFGASTGAAAALRAAAVAGTGIGAVVSRGGRPDLAGDLLGEVRAPTLLIVGGRDPRVLELNRQAQAELRCENRLDVIPEATHLFEEPGALDEVAELARAWFTAHLTDRAG; this is encoded by the coding sequence GTGCTGTTCACCGACCGCACCGAAGCGGGACAACGGCTCGCCGAGGCCCTGGCGCCCCTGGCACAGAGCGATCCGGTCGTCCTGGGCCTGCCGCGCGGCGGGGTTCCGGTGGCCTTCGAGGTGGCCCGGGAGCTGGGCGCACCCCTGGACGTGATCGTGGTCCGCAAGCTCGGCGTCCCGCACCACCCGGAGCTGGGCTTCGGCGCGATCGGGGAGGGCGGCGTCCGGATCATCAGCGACGACATCGTGCGCCGAGGCGGCCTGTCGGAGGCCGACATCACCGAGGTCGAGCGCGCCGAGACAAGTGAACTGCTGCGCAGGGCGCAGGCGTTCCGGGGTGACCGGCCGCGCGTTCCGCTCGCCGGGCGCACGGTGATCGTGGTGGACGACGGCATCGCCACCGGCGCCACCGCGCTGGCCGCGTGCACCGTGGCGCGTGCGCAGGGCGCGGCGCACGTGGCGCTGGCCGCACCGGTCGCATCGCCGGACGCGGCGGCCCGGCTCCGGGGCGAGGTGGACGAGCTGGTCTGCCTGTCGACGCCGCCGGGGTTCTCCGCGGTGGGCCAGTGGTACCGGGACTTCGACCAGACGCCGGACGAGGACGTGGTGGCGCTGCTGGCGCGGGCCGCCGGCCGGCCGGCCCCCGCGACGGCGTCCGAGGTGGACGTCGAGGCGGGCGGCGTGGTGCTGCCCGGCGAACTGACGACGGCACCGGGCGGCGGGGCCGTCGTGATGTTCGCCCACGGCTCCGGCAGCAGCCGGCACAGCCCGCGCAACCGGTCGGTGGCGGCGGCCCTGAACCGGGCGGGCCTGGGCACCCTCCTGTTCGACCTGCTCACCCCCGCCGAGGAGGCCGAGCGCGCCAGCGTCTTCGACATCGAGACCCTGGCCGACCGCTTGATGGACGCGGCCGGCTGGCTGCGGCGGCACGCCCCCGGCCCCCTCGGCGTCTTCGGCGCGAGCACCGGAGCCGCCGCCGCGCTGCGGGCGGCGGCCGTCGCCGGTACGGGGATCGGCGCGGTCGTCTCGCGCGGCGGCCGGCCCGATCTCGCGGGGGACCTGCTCGGCGAGGTCCGGGCGCCGACCCTGCTGATCGTGGGCGGCCGAGACCCGCGCGTCCTGGAGCTCAACCGGCAGGCACAGGCGGAACTCCGCTGCGAGAACAGGCTCGACGTCATCCCGGAGGCGACCCACCTCTTCGAGGAGCCGGGGGCCCTGGACGAAGTCGCCGAGCTGGCCCGCGCATGGTTCACCGCCCATCTGACGGACCGGGCCGGCTGA
- a CDS encoding tetratricopeptide repeat protein translates to MHSKALAPEYQGALTKMSVNAALTDVLAEGIRHLEAAELSGSQQEVARTGLAVAEAHRRLGHVQDADRAWKASYRAARSAGDAGAMAWALWSGGTLARQRGALRLAFRLLGLAADMGKKGGDVVARGYSLAGLAETGRIQGDYRTVAALHEQLLAEARARGEARHTVWALEGIAQIHRNTGSFDTALAMFEEAAQLAGDADDRRGRAWALRGMADIISVRDHDPERALALLSEAERTCREMKLSSALAYNHKMRANVLYRAGRYEEARREYEGALEEFRAMTEPRGEALSRLGLVKSLARLGRDAEETAADLDALRDTLDRIGLLNARDMVDKAYAELGVTPARDAVSAESARR, encoded by the coding sequence ATGCACAGCAAAGCACTGGCGCCCGAGTACCAAGGCGCCCTCACCAAGATGTCCGTGAACGCCGCTCTCACGGACGTACTGGCCGAGGGCATCCGCCACTTGGAAGCGGCCGAACTCTCCGGGTCCCAGCAGGAGGTGGCCCGTACCGGGCTCGCCGTCGCCGAGGCACACCGCCGCCTCGGTCACGTACAGGACGCCGACCGGGCCTGGAAGGCCAGCTACCGGGCCGCCCGGTCGGCCGGGGACGCCGGCGCGATGGCCTGGGCGCTGTGGAGCGGCGGGACCCTCGCCCGTCAGCGCGGCGCGCTCCGCCTGGCCTTCCGCCTCCTGGGGCTGGCCGCGGACATGGGCAAGAAGGGCGGCGACGTCGTCGCACGCGGCTACTCGCTCGCCGGTCTCGCGGAGACCGGGCGCATCCAGGGCGACTACCGGACCGTCGCGGCGCTGCACGAGCAGCTGCTCGCCGAGGCCCGGGCACGCGGCGAGGCCCGGCACACCGTCTGGGCCCTGGAGGGCATCGCGCAGATCCACCGCAACACCGGCTCCTTCGACACCGCGCTGGCCATGTTCGAGGAGGCGGCGCAGCTGGCCGGGGACGCCGACGACCGGCGGGGCCGGGCCTGGGCGCTGCGCGGCATGGCCGACATCATCTCCGTCCGGGACCACGACCCCGAACGCGCGCTCGCCCTGCTCTCCGAGGCCGAACGCACCTGCCGGGAGATGAAGTTGTCCAGCGCGCTCGCCTACAACCACAAGATGCGCGCCAACGTGCTCTACCGCGCCGGACGGTACGAGGAGGCCCGGAGGGAGTACGAAGGGGCCCTGGAGGAGTTCCGCGCCATGACGGAGCCCCGGGGCGAGGCCCTGTCCCGGCTCGGCCTGGTGAAGTCGCTCGCCCGGCTCGGCCGGGACGCAGAGGAGACCGCCGCCGATCTGGACGCGCTGCGCGACACGCTCGACCGGATCGGGCTGCTCAACGCCCGTGACATGGTCGACAAGGCCTACGCGGAGCTGGGTGTGACGCCGGCCCGTGACGCCGTGTCCGCAGAGAGCGCGCGCCGATGA
- a CDS encoding polyprenyl synthetase family protein, which produces MTPPVTQRATAPQILSRCRDLVRPALARTVRQLHPWHGEITAFSLGWDGVDGGEIPGAQGKGVRQALAVLGAQAVGAKPQSAVLGAVAVELIHTFSLLHDDIMDGDETRRRRATAWKAYGTGPAVLAGDALFAQAVQTLADAPGPQCVRAVRLLAGTLNDLVRGQADDLLFESRPWTGPEAVQPHEYRLMAEHKTGSLLGCAAGLGAVLGGAGRTEADALTAAGRHLGVAFQCADDVLGIWGDPAVTGKPVHSDLRRRKKTYPVLAALAAAGPAATELGALLRGGGPLDDTAVRRAAELTEDAGGRAAAAAEAHRHLESARACLDSVPLAPDALDEILTLLPYVVERTV; this is translated from the coding sequence ATGACGCCCCCGGTGACCCAGCGGGCCACGGCGCCGCAGATACTCTCCCGCTGCCGCGACCTCGTCCGTCCCGCCCTGGCCCGGACCGTGCGGCAACTGCACCCGTGGCACGGGGAGATCACCGCGTTCTCGCTCGGCTGGGACGGCGTGGACGGCGGCGAGATCCCCGGCGCGCAGGGCAAGGGGGTCCGCCAGGCCCTGGCCGTGCTCGGCGCGCAGGCCGTCGGAGCGAAGCCGCAGAGCGCGGTCCTGGGCGCGGTCGCCGTGGAGCTGATCCACACCTTCTCCCTGCTCCACGACGACATCATGGACGGCGACGAGACGCGCAGACGGCGCGCCACCGCCTGGAAGGCGTACGGGACCGGGCCCGCCGTTCTCGCGGGCGACGCGCTGTTCGCGCAGGCCGTGCAGACCCTGGCCGACGCCCCCGGCCCGCAGTGTGTCCGGGCGGTCCGGCTGCTGGCCGGGACGCTCAACGACCTGGTGCGCGGCCAGGCCGACGACCTGCTCTTCGAGTCGCGGCCCTGGACCGGCCCCGAGGCCGTGCAGCCGCACGAGTACCGGCTGATGGCCGAACACAAGACGGGCTCCCTGCTCGGGTGCGCGGCCGGCCTGGGAGCGGTGCTCGGCGGCGCCGGACGCACGGAGGCCGACGCCCTCACCGCCGCCGGGCGCCATCTCGGCGTGGCCTTCCAGTGCGCGGACGACGTGCTGGGGATCTGGGGCGATCCGGCGGTCACGGGCAAGCCCGTCCACAGCGATCTGCGGCGCCGCAAGAAGACGTACCCCGTCCTGGCCGCGCTCGCCGCCGCCGGCCCGGCCGCCACGGAGCTGGGCGCCCTGCTGCGCGGCGGCGGGCCGCTCGACGACACCGCGGTCCGGCGGGCGGCCGAGCTGACCGAGGACGCCGGCGGGCGGGCGGCCGCCGCGGCCGAGGCGCACCGGCATCTGGAGAGCGCCCGCGCCTGCCTGGACAGCGTCCCGCTCGCGCCCGACGCCCTGGACGAGATCCTCACGCTCCTCCCGTACGTCGTCGAACGCACGGTGTGA
- a CDS encoding DUF2000 domain-containing protein — MTADNAPVRFDTKIAVLLREDLETWQRLNVTAFLVSGLATAVPEVVGEPYTDADDTPYLPMFRQPVMVFEGTKEMLTTAHSRAVSRGVHLSVFTSDLFATGNDRDNRAAVRAVHRDALDLVGLAVHGPRNAVDKILKGASMHR, encoded by the coding sequence ATGACAGCCGATAACGCCCCCGTCCGCTTCGACACCAAGATCGCCGTACTGCTCCGGGAGGACCTGGAGACCTGGCAGCGGCTGAACGTCACGGCCTTCCTGGTCAGCGGTCTCGCAACCGCCGTGCCCGAGGTCGTCGGCGAGCCGTACACCGACGCCGACGACACCCCCTACCTGCCGATGTTCCGCCAGCCGGTGATGGTCTTCGAGGGAACGAAGGAGATGCTGACGACCGCCCACAGCCGTGCGGTCTCCCGGGGCGTGCACCTGTCGGTGTTCACGTCCGATCTCTTCGCGACGGGCAACGACCGGGACAACCGGGCCGCCGTGCGCGCGGTGCACCGGGATGCCCTGGACCTCGTCGGGCTGGCCGTGCACGGCCCCCGCAACGCGGTGGACAAGATCCTCAAGGGCGCGTCGATGCACCGCTGA
- a CDS encoding AraC family transcriptional regulator yields the protein MAARPDITAWCPPVEGIEEVFHAHFTDHAYPMHTHDTWTLLLVDEGMVRYDLDHHEHGVLTHTVTLLPPHVPHNGEAAGAEGFRKRVLYLNVGQVDEELVGMAVDRPVVHDPALRGRIDRLHRTLAGPGDELEAASRLALVSERLEQHLRNRAEPARYVHDRRVAHRLRDLLDERFVEGITLQEAAARLHAHHAHLVRAFSREFGMAPHQYLTGRRIDLARRLLLGGMPPSAVAASAGFYDQSHLTRHFKRIVGTGPAHYARTR from the coding sequence ATGGCTGCCCGTCCGGACATCACCGCGTGGTGTCCGCCCGTGGAGGGCATCGAAGAGGTCTTCCACGCGCACTTCACCGACCACGCCTACCCGATGCACACGCACGACACGTGGACGCTGCTCCTGGTGGACGAGGGCATGGTGCGCTACGACCTGGACCATCACGAGCACGGCGTGCTCACCCACACGGTGACGCTCCTGCCGCCGCACGTCCCGCACAACGGGGAGGCCGCCGGCGCCGAGGGCTTTCGCAAGCGGGTCCTGTACCTCAACGTCGGCCAGGTCGACGAGGAGCTGGTCGGCATGGCCGTCGACCGGCCCGTGGTGCACGATCCGGCGCTGCGCGGGCGCATCGACCGCCTGCACCGCACCCTCGCCGGCCCCGGCGACGAGCTGGAGGCCGCGAGCCGCCTCGCGCTCGTCTCGGAGCGGCTCGAACAGCATCTGCGCAACCGCGCCGAACCCGCCCGGTACGTCCACGACCGCCGGGTCGCCCACCGGCTGCGGGACCTGCTGGACGAGCGGTTCGTCGAGGGGATCACGCTCCAGGAGGCGGCCGCGCGGCTGCACGCCCATCACGCGCATCTGGTACGGGCCTTCAGCCGTGAGTTCGGCATGGCGCCGCACCAGTACCTCACGGGCCGCCGGATCGATCTCGCCCGCCGGCTGCTGCTGGGCGGCATGCCGCCGTCGGCGGTGGCAGCCTCGGCGGGCTTCTACGACCAGTCCCATCTGACCCGCCACTTCAAGCGGATCGTGGGCACGGGCCCGGCGCACTACGCCCGCACACGCTAG
- a CDS encoding mycothiol transferase → MNVADILTDGYARIQETVHAAVEGLEPDDLHTRLDDGANTIAWLVWHLTRVQDDHIADAAGTEQIWFAQDWESRFDLPLAEGATGYGHSSKQVEAVRVGSAELLLGYHDAVHERSLAFIRDLDGKALDRVVDEAWSPPVTLGVRLVSVLSDDLQHAGQAAFVRGVLERR, encoded by the coding sequence ATGAACGTCGCTGACATTTTGACGGACGGGTACGCCCGCATCCAGGAGACCGTGCACGCGGCCGTCGAGGGTCTGGAACCCGACGACCTCCACACCCGCCTCGACGACGGCGCGAACACGATCGCCTGGCTGGTGTGGCATCTGACCCGGGTCCAGGACGACCACATCGCGGACGCGGCCGGGACCGAGCAGATCTGGTTCGCCCAGGACTGGGAGTCCCGGTTCGATCTGCCGCTCGCCGAGGGCGCGACCGGCTACGGGCACAGCAGCAAGCAGGTCGAGGCCGTCCGGGTCGGCTCGGCGGAGCTGCTGCTCGGCTACCACGACGCCGTGCACGAGCGCTCGCTCGCCTTCATCCGGGACCTCGACGGCAAGGCGCTCGACCGCGTCGTGGACGAGGCCTGGTCGCCGCCCGTCACCCTGGGCGTACGGCTGGTCAGCGTGCTGTCCGACGACCTCCAGCACGCCGGGCAGGCCGCCTTCGTCCGGGGTGTGCTGGAGCGCCGCTAG